The Candidatus Polarisedimenticolia bacterium genome includes the window CGAAGGGACGACGAACTTGGTCTGCTGCGCCAGGACCGCGCGCAGGACGTCGAGGCGCTGGCGAGCTTCGGCGCGGTCCTTGAAGAAGGTCTCGGCCGCCACGGACGTCACCTCGATCGCCTTGGCCTCGGCGTTGGCCTGCAGGATGCGCGCCTGGGCCTCGCCGTCGGCCTTCAGGATCGACGACTGCTTGCTCCCCTCCGCCTGGAGGATCTGCGACTGCTTCACCCCCTCCGCCTCCAGGATCTGGGCGCGCTTGTCCCGCTCGGCCTTCATCTGGCGCGACATCGCCTCGGTGATGTCGGCCGGCGGGTCGATCTTCTGGACCTCGACGCGCGTCAGCTTCACGCCCCAGGTGTTGGTGGCCTCGTCCAGCACGTTGCGCAGGTTCGTGTTGATCGTGTCGCGCGCCGTCAGGGTCTCGTCCAGGCTCTTGTCGCCGATGAGGTTCCGCAGGTTCGTCTGCGCCAGCGTGGTGGCGGCGTAGGCGAAGTTCTGGACCTCGAAGGTCGCCTTCACCGGGTCGCTGATGCGGTAATAGATGACGGCGTCCACGGTCACTCCGACGTTGTCCTTGGTGATCACCTTCTGCGGCTCGACGTTGATGACCCGCTCGCGCATGTCCACCTTGATCAGGCTCTCGATCATCGGCACGAGGAAGGTCAGCCCTGAGTCGACCGTGGTCCTGTACTTGCCGAGGCGCATGACCAGGCCCTTCTCGTATTGCGACACGATGCGCGCCGAGCGCGCCACCATGATGAGGGCGATGAACAGGACGATCGACAGTGCGAAGAACCCCAGCGTTCCGAAGGGCAGCTCGTTCATCTCCTCACCTCACCCTGAGTGTGACGCCGTCCACGCCTTCGACGGTGACCTCGGCCCCCGGCTCGAAGGGGCCGGCGGCGCCCGGCGCCGGCGCGGCGCGCCAGACCTCGTCCCGGACCCGGACCTGGCCGGCGATGTGCTCGGCGACGCGCTGGACCACGAGGGCACGCTGGCCGACCACCGCGTCGGCATTGCTCGCCACCGTCGCATGGCGCAGGCGGTCGCGGACCCAGCGCCGCCCGAGCGCGATGTACAGGAGACTCAAAGCGGCCGACACGATCAGCCCGACGGCGGGGTTTCCGGCGAACAGGCCGATCACGCCGCCGGCGGCGATGGCGGACCCGATCAGCACCAGGTCGAAGCCGGCGAACCCGCCCATCGCCACCTCGACCAGGACGCACAGCGCCCCGACGATGATCAGGAGCCAGTTGAGCAGCATGACAGGGCCTCCCTGCGCGGGAGCATAGGGGAGGTGCGTGGCGCTGTCAACGCACGGCCGGCACGATGCGTCCCCAGGCCGGGGCGCCGTGCCCTGCCCCCGCCTGCGCACTCCCGAGCTCGAGCCTTGGAGACGGAGTCTGGCGGTTCATTCGCCCAGGAGAGCCAGTCCTTGGGGGGTTTTCAAGAAAGCCGCGACGGCGGCAAAGGCCAGGGCGCGATGGCTCACGCGGTCCTTGCGGGTGTCGTCGATCTCGCCGAACGTGGCGCCGTAGGGGGGATAGAAAAAGATGGGGTCGTAGCCGAAGCCGCGCGTGCCGCGCATTTCGATCGCGATGCGGCCGGCGCAGCTGGCCCGGAACAGGCGGGTCGCACCCTCGGGCGGGCCGGCCGGCTGCCAGGGCCTGGCGGGCCGGGCGGCGAGGGCGGCGACGGCGACGTATCGGGCCCCGCGGCGCTCCTCGGGCACGCCGGCCATCTCCTGGAGGAGCATGCGGCACCGGCCCGGGTCATCGAGCCCCGGACCGCCGTAGCGGGCGCTGAGCACCCCGGGCCGGCCGCCGAGCGCCTCGACTTCCAGCCCGGAATCGTCCGCCAGCGCGGCGATGCCGGACTGCCTCGCGTAGTGCTCCGCCTTGCCTCGGGCGTTCTCCTCGTAGGTCGCCCCCGTTTCCTCGAACGGGGCGCTGATGCCGAGATCGGAGAGGGTCAGGGGCTCGACACCGGCCGCGGCGAGCAGGCGGCCCAGCTCGCGTGCCTTGCCGGGATTGAAGGTGGCGACGAGGAGGCGCGGGCCGTCGCCGCTCATGGGCGGCGGGCGGCGGGGGAGGCCGAATTCACGGCCGGGGAAGGAGCGCCGGCAGGATGTCGCGCAACGCCTTCCGCTGGTGGTCGAAGAGCAGGTTGGTGCCGTGCGTGGCCAGCTCGAGCATCACCATCATCTCCTGGGGGGAGAAGGGGGTCTTCTCGCCGGTCCCCTGCAGCTCGACGTACCGGCCGCCGTCGGTCCGCACCACGTTCATGTCGACGTCGGCCTGGGAGTCCTCGGCGTACGACAGGTCCAGGCAGGCCATGCCGCCGATCAGCCCCACGGAGGTCGCGGCGACCATGCCGCGCAAGGGGGATCCGGTGAGCTGATTCTTCGACTTCATTTTCGCGAGCGCCAGGACCATGGCAACGAACGCGCCGGTGATCGACGCGGTGCGCGTCCCGCCGTCGGCCTGGATCACGTCGCAGTCGATCCAGATCGTCCGCGACCCGAGGGCGGCGAGGTTGGAGACGGCGCGCAGCGAGCGCCCGATGAGCCTCTGGATTTCCTGGGTCCGGCCGGAGGCCTTGCCGCGCGTCGCCTCGCGCTGCGTTCTCTGGTCGGTGGCGCGGGGGAGCATGCCGTACTCGGACGTGATCCAGCCCTGGCTGGTATCGCGCAGGAACGGCGGCACCCGGTCCTCGACGCTGGCGGTGCTGATGACGTGCGTGTTGCCGACCTTGATGAGGGCCGATCCCTCGGCGTAGATGTTGACGCCGGTCGTGATCTCGACCGCGCGCAGGTCGCGCTCGGTCCTGCCGTCGAGGCGGGGCATCGGGTCTCCTTGGTCGGGGGCCCGCCCTTCCGGGCGGCGCCGTCATGCCGTGATGTCGATCTGCTCCAGGCGCGCCAGCGGCCCGCCGAGAAACCGCGATCCTACCTCGCGGAACCTCTCCGAGGAATCGGTCACGAAGAAATGGTCGTCGTCTCCGCCGGTCGCGCCGCCCGACAGGAGGCCGCGCTCCTCGAGCCGGGCCCGCACCACCAGCGCCGTGGCGCGGGCCGAGTCGACCAGCGCCACGTCCTGCCCCATCGTCGCGCCGATCACGCGCTGGAGCAGCGGGTAGTGCGTGCACCCCAGGACCAGGGTGTCGATCCCCTCGCGCTTCAGATCGCCCAGGTACGCCTCCGCCGTGGCGCGCGCGACCTCGTTGTCCACCCAGCCCTCCTCGGCCAGGGGGACGAACAGGGGGCAGGCCCGCCCGATGACGCGCGCCTCCGGGAGGTGATGGGCGATGGCGCTCGCGTAGGCGCCGCTCCGGATGGTCGCGGCGGTGCCGATCACCCCGATCACCTGGCGGCGCGTGACGCGGCACGCCGCCTCGGCCCCCGGTCCGATGACCCCGACCACGGGAAGGGGGATGGCCTGGCGCAGGGCCGGCAGCGCCACCGCCGACATCGTGTTGCAGGCGATGACCAGCGCCTTGATGCCGCGCTTCTGGAGAAATTGCGCCCCCTCGAGCGCGTAGCGGACGACCGTGTCCTCGGACTTGGTGCCGTAGGGGACGCGCGCCGTGTCGCCCAGGTACACGAGGCGCTCGCCGGGGGGGAGCTCGTGCCGGAGCGCCTTGAAGACGGTCAGGCCCCCGATGCCCGAGTCGAAAACGCCGATCCCCGCGTCGACCACGAAGAGCCCCCGCGCTACGGCGCGCTCTTGCGGTCCATGTCGACGATCGACAGGTCCTTGCGGTAGTCGCGCCGGAGATCGAGGTGGTTCTTCAGGGTCTCACGCTCCTCGCCGCCGATCAGGATGCGGACCCTCTTGATCTCCGGCAGGTTGTAGGTGAGCGAGTCGACCAGGGAGTAGATCGTGGCGATCTCCTCCCCCGTCCCGCCGGGATGGAGGTCCGCCACCTCGCTGCTCAGGTCGACGTAGGCGGTGCCGCCGCGATCGAGGTACAGCCCGCGCAGGCGCGTCTGCGGGGGGAGGGTCGGCAGCAGGCCGGCCTCCTGAGGCCCGTTGATCAGCTCGACGACGATCTGTTTTGCCAGGTCCGCGATCGACGAGGTCAGGAAGATCTTCCGGCGTTCGGCGCCGAGGAACTCGCTGTCCGCCTCCTGGAAGAACAGCGAGACCTCCCGCCGATTCGGCTCGGAGATGAACGACGGGGCCTCGGCCGGCGCCGGGGGAGCGGCCTCTCCCTGCGCCGGGGCGGCGGTCTCCCCCTGCGCCGGGACAACGGCCTCTCCCTGCCCCGGCTCGCCCGCGGTGGCCGTGCCCCCCTCCGTCGGGGGGCCTCCCGCCGCGGCGGCCGACGCGGGCGCGGCCTGCTCGCCTGGGGGAAGGGCGCCGGCGCGATCCCAGGGCCGCAGCATCAGCGCCAGGACGAGCGCGAGGGCGCACACGGAGGACACCGTGGCGAGGAGGATCGTCGTGCGCTTCACCGCGCGCGCGCCCGGACGTATTTCTCGTGGAAGCGCTGGATGCTCCCGAGAATGGCGTCCGACAGCCGGTCCTTGAACGCCGCGTCCCGCAGGCGCTTCTCCTCCTCGGGGTTGGTGATGAAGGCGACTTCGATCAGGACGGCCGGCATCGTCGCTCCCATCAGGACCCGGAAGGGGGCCTGCTTGATGC containing:
- a CDS encoding NfeD family protein, whose protein sequence is MLLNWLLIIVGALCVLVEVAMGGFAGFDLVLIGSAIAAGGVIGLFAGNPAVGLIVSAALSLLYIALGRRWVRDRLRHATVASNADAVVGQRALVVQRVAEHIAGQVRVRDEVWRAAPAPGAAGPFEPGAEVTVEGVDGVTLRVR
- the rph gene encoding ribonuclease PH; the protein is MPRLDGRTERDLRAVEITTGVNIYAEGSALIKVGNTHVISTASVEDRVPPFLRDTSQGWITSEYGMLPRATDQRTQREATRGKASGRTQEIQRLIGRSLRAVSNLAALGSRTIWIDCDVIQADGGTRTASITGAFVAMVLALAKMKSKNQLTGSPLRGMVAATSVGLIGGMACLDLSYAEDSQADVDMNVVRTDGGRYVELQGTGEKTPFSPQEMMVMLELATHGTNLLFDHQRKALRDILPALLPRP
- the murI gene encoding glutamate racemase, translated to MVDAGIGVFDSGIGGLTVFKALRHELPPGERLVYLGDTARVPYGTKSEDTVVRYALEGAQFLQKRGIKALVIACNTMSAVALPALRQAIPLPVVGVIGPGAEAACRVTRRQVIGVIGTAATIRSGAYASAIAHHLPEARVIGRACPLFVPLAEEGWVDNEVARATAEAYLGDLKREGIDTLVLGCTHYPLLQRVIGATMGQDVALVDSARATALVVRARLEERGLLSGGATGGDDDHFFVTDSSERFREVGSRFLGGPLARLEQIDITA
- a CDS encoding SPFH domain-containing protein, with translation MNELPFGTLGFFALSIVLFIALIMVARSARIVSQYEKGLVMRLGKYRTTVDSGLTFLVPMIESLIKVDMRERVINVEPQKVITKDNVGVTVDAVIYYRISDPVKATFEVQNFAYAATTLAQTNLRNLIGDKSLDETLTARDTINTNLRNVLDEATNTWGVKLTRVEVQKIDPPADITEAMSRQMKAERDKRAQILEAEGVKQSQILQAEGSKQSSILKADGEAQARILQANAEAKAIEVTSVAAETFFKDRAEARQRLDVLRAVLAQQTKFVVPSGSNLLNILGLDDRGAGLFPQAPQAPHGSPAPAPPRKFPG
- a CDS encoding GerMN domain-containing protein, which translates into the protein MKRTTILLATVSSVCALALVLALMLRPWDRAGALPPGEQAAPASAAAAGGPPTEGGTATAGEPGQGEAVVPAQGETAAPAQGEAAPPAPAEAPSFISEPNRREVSLFFQEADSEFLGAERRKIFLTSSIADLAKQIVVELINGPQEAGLLPTLPPQTRLRGLYLDRGGTAYVDLSSEVADLHPGGTGEEIATIYSLVDSLTYNLPEIKRVRILIGGEERETLKNHLDLRRDYRKDLSIVDMDRKSAP
- a CDS encoding non-canonical purine NTP pyrophosphatase yields the protein MSGDGPRLLVATFNPGKARELGRLLAAAGVEPLTLSDLGISAPFEETGATYEENARGKAEHYARQSGIAALADDSGLEVEALGGRPGVLSARYGGPGLDDPGRCRMLLQEMAGVPEERRGARYVAVAALAARPARPWQPAGPPEGATRLFRASCAGRIAIEMRGTRGFGYDPIFFYPPYGATFGEIDDTRKDRVSHRALAFAAVAAFLKTPQGLALLGE